The Mytilus trossulus isolate FHL-02 chromosome 13, PNRI_Mtr1.1.1.hap1, whole genome shotgun sequence genome has a segment encoding these proteins:
- the LOC134694748 gene encoding E3 ubiquitin-protein ligase TRIM31-like, which yields MADPVIQTAEQQITCTICFDIFHEPKSLPCLHTFCKKCIGDHILHHSEFARRMGYHCPVCRGFVLAPTGKEFSPHLWVESLPNNHNIVSMISAYTTPRPYYLNPCAVHPNKELEFYCVDHELYICSLCSLQHRKCDEVLSREEAEDLPRKVTPSTDSTEERYISFLFDQCNDIEHLMDSRKGILSRIDQSEEEIKSRITTTSRKATDLIKSQEEKVISQLSKLKSKEVHKIESDIRKCQKANEKCKRSLQSLQEARDKEDAEDMTNTLENVKKEYEANSRKIRELSRKSFRSTIDFQMNSSIENFITDFQSFGSVDFIRDDGIPQTPCSTSSGSASLPTPSQRCPRPSKSATSRRRDFSPNSSCPSFGVGGDRDDRPRTVQSQRIRSASSVDYAEARGNSGFYINEGAHIEVSQHSKQPSWITGIAILDNGNVVVVDHANETVSLYDTTYVKVSEIVVTPAPYDTTTISNTELLVTRPDIDTLLAINVYGQGELKYGASFQTGLKAKSISHDNSHLAVCSSTKLQIYVKHNGRWRKHDEHSFDRTKFTYVAIDGVKERIFITDQKYPEPELLCLTYDGDIRWRFMHPDLGFPSGVALCSGHIYVASWDRATVLRVAYNGSYEGTGIQRGIQFPWKLSVTARHNKLLLSQHKNTLATDARRIIRFFSLDAEM from the coding sequence ATGGCGGACCCGGTAATACAAACAGCAGAACAACAAATCACATGCACAATTTGCTTCGACATTTTTCACGAACCGAAATCTTTGCCATGCCTACACACGTTTTGCAAGAAATGTATCGGTGATCATATTCTTCACCACTCTGAGTTTGCGCGGAGGATGGGATATCATTGTCCAGTTTGCAGAGGATTTGTACTCGCTCCAACAGGGAAGGAATTTTCTCCACATCTATGGGTTGAAAGTTTACCAAATAATCACAACATTGTATCAATGATTTCTGCATATACTACACCGAGGCCTTATTACCTAAACCCATGCGCCGTCCATCCGAACAAAGAACTTGAATTTTACTGCGTTGATCATGAACTTTACATATGCTCGTTATGCTCGTTGCAGCACCGGAAATGTGACGAAGTTCTATCACGTGAAGAAGCGGAAGATCTTCCACGCAAAGTAACTCCTTCAACAGATAGCACCGAGGAGCGTTATATATCCTTCTTATTTGATCAGTGCAACGACATAGAACATCTAATGGACAGTAGAAAGGGAATTTTAAGCCGAATTGACCAATCGGAGGAGGAAATTAAGAGTCGAATAACTACAACAAGTCGCAAGGCAACCGATCTCATAAAATCACAAGAAGAAAAAGTTATCAGCCAGCTTTCGAAACTTAAATCAAAGGAGGTGCACAAAATTGAATCTGATATTCGCAAATGCCAAAAAGccaatgaaaaatgtaaaagatcaCTTCAAAGTCTGCAGGAAGCGAGAGATAAAGAAGACGCGGAAGATATGACAAATACTTTGGAAAACGTGAAAAAAGAATACGAAGCTAACAGCAGAAAAATCCGAGAACTCTCCAGGAAATCGTTTAGAAGCACGATTGACTTCCAAATGAATTCGTCAATCGAAAATTTCATTACTGATTTCCAGTCCTTTGGGAGTGTTGACTTTATCCGAGACGATGGCATACCACAAACACCATGTTCTACGTCATCAGGCTCTGCTTCTCTGCCAACACCAAGCCAACGTTGTCCAAGACCGTCCAAGTCGGCAACAAGCAGACGACGAGATTTTTCACCAAATTCATCTTGTCCATCTTTTGGCGTTGGAGGCGATCGGGATGACCGCCCCCGTACGGTGCAATCCCAACGCATTCGGTCTGCCTCGTCCGTTGATTATGCTGAGGCACGTGGGAATAGcggtttttatataaatgagggGGCACACATTGAGGTATCGCAACACAGTAAACAGCCATCTTGGATTACTGGAATAGCCATATTAGATAACGGCAATGTGGTAGTGGTTGATCATGCCAACGAAACAGTTTCACTTTATGATACCACTTATGTCAAAGTTTCAGAAATTGTTGTGACACCGGCACCTTACGACACGACGACTATCTCAAATACCGAGTTACTTGTCACACGGCCGGATATCGACACTCTTCTAGCCATAAACGTGTATGGACAAGGAGAATTAAAATACGGAGCCTCGTTCCAAACAGGTCTAAAAGCCAAATCAATCAGCCATGACAATAGTCATCTAGCCGTTTGCAGCAGCACAAAACTccaaatttacgtcaaacacaATGGACGATGGCGAAAGCACGATGAACATTCATTTGATCGCACTAAATTCACATATGTTGCAATCGACGGCGTAAAGGAGCGAATATTCATTACCGACCAAAAATATCCGGAACCGGAACTTCTCTGTCTAACTTACGATGGAGACATCCGTTGGCGGTTTATGCATCCGGATCTAGGATTTCCATCCGGAGTCGCATTATGTAGTGGTCATATTTATGTTGCATCATGGGATAGGGCAACTGTACTCCGAGTAGCATATAACGGTTCCTATGAAGGGACTGGAATACAACGAGGTATCCAGTTTCCATGGAAACTTTCAGTTACAGCGAGACACAACAAACTTTTACtatcacaacataaaaacacGCTAGCCACGGATGCGAGACGAATCATTCGATTTTTCTCCCTAGATGcagaaatgtaa